In the Festucalex cinctus isolate MCC-2025b chromosome 10, RoL_Fcin_1.0, whole genome shotgun sequence genome, one interval contains:
- the rgl1 gene encoding ral guanine nucleotide dissociation stimulator-like 1 isoform X2, with protein MREGLAMKFAWKSKMSSVQDWGEEVEEGAIYNVTLKRVQIQQAANKGARWLGAEGDRLPPGHTVSQLETCKIRSIRAGTLERLVETLLTAFGDNDLTYTSIFLSTYRAFASTQAVLQLLLDRYGSAEENEPGAKTSQVSETNGAIRNALASILRAWLDQCPEDFQEPPDYPCLHRLMDYLRRALPGSEALRRAEGLLEQLQLQASVDETDAGFHNNSSYCPGEEDEVDMEVQEDFLSFDSDLVAEQLTYMDALLFQKVVAYHCLGSIWSQRDKKHNKHSAPTVRATITQFNAVAACVVSTVLRHRQIRPHVRARVIQRWIDIAQECRIRKNFSSLHAIVSALNSNPLYRLKRAWNCVHKDSKQTFDELSDIFSVHNNHLISRELLMREGTSKFASLESCAKEHQKRTHKRLQLQKEMGAMQGTIPYLGTFLTDLTMLDTALPDLVEGGLINFEKRRREFEVIAQIKLLQSACNSYCLTPDHVFLRWFKSQTQLTEEESYALSCEIEGLGESSPTSPKPRKSMVKRLSLLFLGADSSASCSPLRDTPRSPPTGSSGESMDSVSVSSSDSSSPSDSEGLTPTHGVDPQNKLSESSSCTSLHSMDTGSSTASVSVTTVSPSLPGPPCTHRRSVSLTPLSPSSPGQTPAYNTQAQDACIIRVSLEHGNGNLYKSILLTSQDKTRAVISRAMAKHNLEQEPEDGYELVQVISDDRELIIPDNANVFYAMNTSANFDFLLRARGSAARPGAPVQMRVRCSSTLPRTHHHHRSSLSLRLSKVTL; from the exons ATGAGAGAAGGACTCGCCATGAAGTTCGCCTGGAAGAGTAAAAtg AGCTCCGTGCAGGACTGGGGAGAGGAAGTAGAGGAAGGAGCGATCTACAATGTGACGCTAAAAAGAGTTCAGATTCAGCAGGCGGCCAACAAGGGCGCCAGATGGCTCGGG GCGGAGGGCGACCGCTTGCCTCCCGGCCACACGGTGAGCCAACTGGAAACGTGCAAGATCCGAAGTATCCGCGCCGGGACGCTGGAGCGTCTGGTGGAGACGCTGCTGACGGCGTTCGGCGACAACGACCTCACGTACACGTCCATCTTCCTGTCCACCTACAGAGCCTTCGCCAGCACGCAGGCGGTACTGCAGCTGCTGCTTGACAG ATATGGAAGTGCAGAAGAAAATGAGCCAGGTGCCAAAACAAGCCAAGTGTCTGAAACCAATGGAGCCATCAGAAA TGCCTTAGCCTCAATCCTGCGTGCCTGGCTGGACCAGTGTCCCGAAGACTTCCAGGAGCCTCCAGACTACCCCTGCCTACACAGGCTGATGGACTACCTGCGCAGGGCCCTGCCCGGCTCCGAGGCCCTGCGACGGGCCGAGGGGCTGCTGGAGCAGCTGCAGTTGCAGGCCAGCGTGGACGagactgacg cTGGATTCCACAACAATAGTTCTTACTGCCCTGGCGAGGAGGATGAAGTCGACATGGAGGTCCAAGAGGATTTCTTGTCGTTTGATTCCGACCTGGTGGCTGAGCAGCTGACCTACATGGACGCA CTGCTGTTCCAAAAAGTGGTCGCGTACCACTGCCTGGGCTCCATTTGGTCCCAGAGGGAtaagaaacacaacaaacacaGCGCCCCCACCGTCCGGGCCACCATCACGCAGTTCAACGCCGTGGCGGCCTGCGTGGTCAGCACCGTGCTGAGGCACCGACAGATACGACCGCACGTCAGAGCCAGGGTCATCCAGCGCTGGATTGACATCGCTCAG GAGTGTCGCATCCGTAAAAATTTCTCCTCCCTGCATGCCATCGTGTCTGCGCTGAATTCCAACCCTCTGTACAGGCTGAAGAGAGCGTGGAATTGCGTACATAA AGACAGCAAGCAGACATTTGACGAGCTGTCTGACATCTTTTCTGTGCACAACAACCACCTAATCAGCAGAGAGCTGCTCATgagg GAAGGTACTTCAAAGTTTGCCAGTCTGGAGAGTTGTGCCAAGGAGCATCAGAAGCGCACCCACAAGAGACTCCAGCTGCAGAAGGAAATG GGAGCCATGCAGGGAACCATACCTTACTTGGGGACATTTCTGACTGACCTGACCATGCTTGACACAGCACTTCCTGACCTGGTGGAG GGTGGTCTCATCAACTTTGAGAAGAGACGAAGG GAGTTTGAGGTGATCGCTCAGATCAAGCTGCTGCAGTCGGCCTGCAACAGCTACTGCCTGACTCCGGATCACGTCTTCCTGCGCTGGTTCAAGAGCCAGACTCAGCTCACTGAGGAGGAAAG CTACGCCCTGTCGTGTGAAATCGAAGGCCTCGGCGAAAGCAGCCCGACGTCACCCAAGCCCCGAAAAAGTATGGTGAAGAGACTCAGCCT GCTGTTCCTGGGTGCAGACAGCAGCGCATCCTGTTCTCCCCTGCGAGATACGCCGCGCTCGCCGCCGACCGGCAGCTCGGGGGAGAGCATGGACTCGGTCAGCGTGTCCTCCAGTGACTCCAGCAGCCCCTCAGACAGCGAGGGGCTCACCCCCACCCACGGCGTAGACCcccagaataag CTGTCGGAGTCGTCTTCTTGCACTTCGCTCCATTCCATGGACACGGGCTCATCCACCGCCAGCGTTTCCGTGACGACCGTGTCGCCCTCGCTTCCGGGGCCCCCGTGCACCCACCGACGCTCCGTGTCCCTCACGCCCCTGTCGCCCTCGTCCCCCGGCCAAACGCCGGCGTATAACACGCAGGCCCAGGACGCTTGCATCATCAGAGTCAGCCTGGAGCACGGCAACGGAAACCTCTACAAGAGCATACTG CTGACGAGTCAAGACAAGACGCGGGCGGTGATTTCCCGAGCCATGGCCAAGCACAACCTGGAGCAGGAACCGGAGGACGGCTACGAGCTGGTGCAGGTCATCTCTGACGACCGAG AGCTGATCATCCCGGACAACGCCAACGTCTTCTACGCCATGAACACGTCGGCCAACTTCGACTTCCTGCTGCGCGCTCGCGGATCGGCGGCGCGGCCTGGCGCGCCGGTCCAGATGCGCGTGCGCTGCAGCTCCACGCTGCCCCGGACGCACCACCATCACCGCTCCAGCCTGTCGCTCCGGCTCAGTAAAGTCACGCTGTGA